A region of Salvia splendens isolate huo1 chromosome 17, SspV2, whole genome shotgun sequence DNA encodes the following proteins:
- the LOC121774973 gene encoding uncharacterized protein LOC121774973: protein MRFSKDEKKLSKAAAALAIPRWIRTLFFLITMLLSLLIFSAPILLIVADALLPSAFLSAAIPINLQTLSSHLSNYDFRYSLIDIPLVSIVRSAIILCVYSFCDGPGLSRGPYLAIATVCSAASLVYVSLKASYVFVIGGRGAGAMEMALFVSSWVLAIGHVVVAYRTSCRERRKLLVYKIDIEAVSACKNGFPYHKILQEARKK, encoded by the exons ATGCGATTCTCCAAAGACGAGAAAAAGCTCAGCAAGGCAGCGGCGGCGCTCGCGATTCCGAGATGGATCAGAACACTTTTTTTCCTCATCACGATGCTGCTATCTCTTCTAATCTTCTCCGCTCCGATCCTCCTAATCGTCGCCGACGCGCTCCTCCCCTCCGCCTTCCTCTCCGCCGCCATCCCAATCAACCTCCAGACGCTCTCCTCGCACCTCTCCAACTACGACTTCCGCTACTCTCTAATCGACATCCCCCTCGTCTCAATTGTCCGCTCCGCCATCATCCTAT GTGTTTACAGCTTCTGCGACGGGCCGGGGCTGTCGAGGGGGCCGTACCTGGCGATCGCGACGGTGTGCTCGGCGGCGTCGCTGGTGTACGTGTCGCTGAAGGCGTCGTACGTGTTCGTGATCGGCGGGAGGGGCGCGGGAGCGATGGAGATGGCGCTGTTCGTGTCGTCGTGGGTGCTGGCGATTGGGCACGTCGTGGTGGCCTACAGGACTAGCtgtagagagagaagaaagcTTCTCGTTTACAAGATCGACATTGAGGCT GTTTCAGCTTGCAAGAATGGGTTTCCATATCACAAAATACTGCAAGAAGCAagaaaaaagtga